Proteins found in one Agaribacterium sp. ZY112 genomic segment:
- a CDS encoding glutamate-5-semialdehyde dehydrogenase: MNVTDYMIDLGKKARKASRQMLAASTADKNGALLAIASELDAQRASIVAENQRDLEAGRAAGLDAALIDRLELNDARIDGMIEGLSQVAALPDPCGEITDMKNRPSGIQVGKQRVPLGVIGIIYESRPNVTVDAASLCLKAGNATILRGGKEAIHSNKAIAKCIELGLEKTGLPKDAVQVVETTDRAAVGALITMPEYVDVIVPRGGRGLIERISADARVSVIKHLDGICHVFIDKDADLKKAHDIALNSKTHRYGVCNAMETLLVHADVAKEVLPGLRKDYDAKGVELRGCARTLDILPGIETASEEDWDTEYLAPVLAIKVVSSFEEAVDHINTHSSQHTESIVTENYTMARQFIAQVDSASVMINASTRFADGFEYGLGAEIGISTDKIHARGPVGLEGLTSQKWVVMGDGHIRV, from the coding sequence ATGAACGTTACCGATTACATGATCGACCTTGGCAAAAAAGCTCGTAAAGCTTCTCGCCAAATGCTAGCTGCAAGCACCGCTGACAAAAACGGTGCTTTACTTGCGATTGCTAGTGAACTTGATGCCCAACGAGCAAGTATTGTTGCTGAAAACCAGCGTGATCTAGAAGCTGGTCGTGCTGCAGGTTTAGATGCTGCGCTGATTGATCGTTTAGAGCTAAACGATGCGCGTATCGACGGCATGATCGAAGGTCTGAGCCAAGTAGCTGCGTTGCCTGATCCATGTGGTGAAATCACCGATATGAAAAACCGCCCTTCGGGCATTCAGGTTGGTAAGCAGCGTGTGCCACTGGGTGTGATCGGCATCATTTATGAAAGCCGCCCTAATGTCACCGTTGATGCAGCTAGCCTGTGCTTAAAAGCGGGTAACGCAACGATTTTACGTGGCGGTAAAGAAGCCATTCATAGTAATAAAGCGATCGCTAAGTGCATTGAGTTGGGTTTGGAAAAAACCGGCCTACCTAAAGACGCCGTGCAGGTTGTCGAAACAACCGATCGCGCTGCCGTTGGCGCCCTAATTACCATGCCTGAATATGTTGACGTGATTGTGCCTCGTGGTGGTCGCGGCTTGATTGAGCGTATTAGTGCCGATGCGCGAGTCAGCGTCATTAAGCACCTTGATGGTATTTGCCATGTCTTTATTGATAAAGATGCCGACCTGAAAAAAGCCCACGATATTGCGCTTAACAGTAAAACCCATCGTTATGGAGTGTGTAATGCGATGGAAACCTTATTGGTGCACGCCGATGTCGCCAAAGAGGTCTTACCTGGTCTGCGTAAAGATTACGATGCTAAAGGTGTTGAGTTGCGTGGTTGTGCCCGCACCTTGGATATTTTGCCTGGCATTGAAACCGCCAGTGAAGAAGATTGGGATACAGAATATTTAGCACCTGTATTAGCTATTAAAGTGGTCTCGAGCTTTGAAGAAGCAGTTGATCATATTAATACTCACAGCTCACAGCACACCGAAAGCATCGTCACTGAAAATTACACCATGGCGCGTCAGTTTATTGCGCAGGTTGATAGCGCGTCTGTCATGATTAACGCATCAACCCGTTTTGCTGATGGTTTTGAATACGGTTTAGGTGCAGAAATCGGTATTAGTACGGATAAAATTCATGCGCGTGGACCAGTTGGTTTAGAGGGGCTGACTTCCCAGAAGTGGGTTGTTATGGGCGATGGCCATATTCGCGTTTAA
- the mrdA gene encoding penicillin-binding protein 2 — protein sequence MLGSAANKSSYDSDHHHFKDHVSEHRLFKRRVVVSLLLLLAALLVLILRFHTLQIEQYEDYVTQSDNNRLQVRPIPPNRGLLIDNRGRIIAENKAIRTLSLVVERVDDLDATLKELSELVDISTRNTENFQKALKWRRRPYEPVPLKFKLSDDEVARIAVNEHRLDGVELTGQLVRYYPYHDLFAHVLGYVGRIDEREQGRFDEKQKQLYAGTQSIGKIGLERFYEDDLLGLVGQEKIETNARGRALRAVDSLAPQAGNDVELFLDIDVQKKAAELMQGRRGAVVAMELETGGVISMLSAPSFDPNLFVTGISSKDYRGLNENLDLPMFNRAIQAQYPPGSTLKPMLGLGGLENKIISEYSRVRDPGWYQLEGDDRLYRDWKKGGHGHEVDLYKAIVQSCDIFFYDLGHRMGVDLMHAFGEYFGLGERTNIDIPNERRGLWPSKEWKRNVRGLAWYPGNNLNMSIGQGDVLATPLQLAAMTVAMANQGKFIEPRLAKRVAGKETTKVVRSVYKGEQKNWDLVYKAMKDVVHSPRGTAQVLNKKLKFTMAGKTGTAQVVSIAQEGEYDSEALSERNRDHALFVGYAPVENPLIAVAVVIENGEKSSKAGAVAKGVMAAYLQNIHPLEFADVE from the coding sequence ATGCTCGGTTCTGCTGCTAACAAGTCGTCTTACGATAGTGATCACCATCACTTTAAAGACCATGTCAGTGAGCACCGTTTATTTAAGCGGCGCGTTGTTGTGTCGCTGCTGCTATTGCTAGCTGCCTTATTGGTGTTGATTCTTCGGTTTCATACCTTGCAGATAGAACAATACGAAGATTATGTGACCCAGAGTGATAATAACCGCTTACAGGTTCGGCCTATTCCTCCTAATCGCGGCCTGCTCATAGATAATCGCGGCCGTATTATTGCTGAAAATAAAGCCATTCGAACTTTGAGTTTGGTGGTTGAGCGAGTTGATGATCTCGATGCTACGTTAAAAGAGTTATCCGAGTTGGTCGATATTAGTACCCGCAACACAGAGAATTTTCAAAAAGCGCTTAAATGGCGCCGCCGTCCTTATGAGCCCGTACCGCTTAAATTTAAACTCAGTGATGATGAAGTGGCTCGTATTGCGGTCAATGAACATCGGCTCGATGGTGTTGAACTCACTGGTCAGTTGGTGCGTTATTATCCTTACCATGATTTATTTGCTCATGTGTTGGGTTATGTTGGACGTATTGATGAGCGTGAACAGGGCCGCTTTGATGAAAAACAAAAGCAACTTTATGCCGGCACTCAAAGTATTGGAAAAATTGGCCTTGAGCGTTTTTACGAAGATGACTTATTAGGCCTTGTTGGCCAAGAGAAAATCGAAACCAATGCGCGTGGGCGCGCTTTAAGAGCTGTCGATAGCTTGGCTCCACAAGCTGGTAATGATGTCGAACTTTTTTTAGATATCGACGTTCAGAAAAAAGCCGCTGAGCTTATGCAAGGGCGTCGTGGCGCTGTTGTGGCTATGGAACTTGAAACAGGCGGTGTTATTTCTATGCTAAGTGCGCCAAGTTTTGACCCCAACTTGTTTGTAACAGGCATTAGCAGTAAAGATTATCGAGGGCTCAATGAAAACCTAGATTTGCCCATGTTTAATCGCGCTATTCAAGCTCAATACCCTCCGGGCTCTACGTTAAAACCCATGCTCGGTTTGGGCGGCTTAGAAAATAAAATCATCAGCGAATATAGCCGAGTTCGTGACCCGGGTTGGTATCAGCTAGAAGGCGATGATCGGCTTTATCGAGACTGGAAAAAAGGTGGCCATGGTCACGAAGTTGATTTATACAAAGCCATTGTACAAAGCTGTGATATTTTCTTTTACGACCTAGGCCATCGCATGGGGGTTGATTTAATGCATGCCTTTGGTGAGTACTTTGGTTTGGGTGAGCGTACAAATATTGATATTCCAAATGAGCGGCGTGGATTGTGGCCATCTAAAGAGTGGAAGCGCAATGTGCGTGGTTTAGCTTGGTATCCTGGTAATAACTTAAATATGAGTATTGGCCAGGGTGATGTATTAGCGACGCCTTTGCAGCTTGCCGCGATGACGGTCGCAATGGCTAATCAGGGTAAGTTTATCGAGCCGCGTTTAGCTAAACGTGTAGCGGGTAAAGAAACCACAAAAGTGGTTCGCAGCGTTTATAAGGGCGAGCAAAAAAACTGGGATTTAGTCTACAAAGCGATGAAGGATGTTGTGCATAGCCCCAGAGGAACTGCACAAGTGCTGAATAAAAAGCTTAAATTTACGATGGCAGGTAAAACCGGTACTGCGCAAGTCGTGAGTATTGCCCAGGAAGGTGAATACGACAGTGAAGCGCTCAGTGAGCGCAATCGTGACCACGCCTTATTTGTTGGTTATGCGCCGGTAGAAAACCCACTGATTGCTGTTGCTGTAGTGATAGAAAATGGTGAGAAATCAAGTAAAGCAGGGGCCGTTGCCAAAGGCGTGATGGCCGCTTACTTACAAAATATTCACCCCTTGGAGTTTGCCGATGTCGAGTAG
- the rodA gene encoding rod shape-determining protein RodA has protein sequence MSSSSDFLRQLPDSAAHFSRAESFWRRIHIDPVLLLLLLLLTGFGLFALYSGSGQSLAVVKRQLAFYFIAYCAMFTVAQLDMKLLCRWAPWFYGIGIVLLILVYIVGVQAKGAQRWISLGFIRFQPSEVLKIAVPVAMAAYFSSRMLPPKLKHIIAALIIVGLPAVLILKQPDLGTSILIAASGLLVLFLAGLRWRYILGSFCLLGASAWPIWNYVLHGYQKQRILTLFNPEADRFGAGWNTIQAKIAIGSGGLNGKGWLNGSQSQLDFLPESHTDFIIAVLAEEFGFVGVVALLALYFAIVSRGLFIAWTAQTTFNRLLAGSLILTFFVYIFVNVAMVGGLLPVVGVPLPLVSLGGTSLVTLMLAFGILMAIATDTNKPSN, from the coding sequence ATGTCGAGTAGTTCGGATTTTTTACGGCAGTTACCCGACTCGGCCGCACACTTTTCCCGCGCTGAATCTTTTTGGCGGCGCATTCACATTGACCCTGTTTTATTGTTGTTATTGTTGCTACTGACCGGCTTTGGTTTGTTTGCGCTCTATAGTGGAAGTGGTCAAAGTTTGGCTGTGGTGAAGCGTCAGCTAGCTTTTTATTTTATTGCTTATTGCGCCATGTTTACTGTTGCCCAGTTAGACATGAAACTGCTTTGTCGTTGGGCACCTTGGTTTTATGGCATTGGCATTGTTCTGTTGATATTGGTTTATATTGTTGGTGTGCAAGCGAAAGGCGCACAGCGTTGGATCAGTTTGGGCTTTATTCGTTTCCAGCCATCGGAAGTGCTGAAAATTGCAGTGCCGGTAGCGATGGCAGCGTATTTTTCTAGCCGTATGTTGCCCCCTAAATTGAAGCATATTATTGCTGCCTTGATTATTGTTGGGCTGCCGGCGGTGCTTATCTTAAAACAGCCCGATTTGGGTACCTCCATTCTTATTGCCGCTTCTGGCTTATTGGTTCTTTTTCTTGCTGGGCTGCGCTGGCGTTATATTTTAGGTAGTTTTTGTTTGTTGGGGGCAAGTGCTTGGCCTATTTGGAATTACGTATTACATGGTTATCAAAAACAGCGAATTCTAACCTTATTTAACCCTGAGGCTGATCGCTTTGGTGCAGGATGGAATACAATTCAGGCAAAAATTGCCATCGGTTCAGGTGGCTTAAATGGTAAAGGCTGGTTAAATGGCAGCCAGAGTCAGCTCGACTTTTTACCAGAAAGTCACACCGATTTTATTATTGCTGTTTTGGCCGAAGAATTTGGTTTTGTTGGGGTGGTGGCGCTATTGGCTTTGTATTTTGCTATTGTTTCTCGCGGTTTATTTATTGCTTGGACAGCGCAAACCACCTTTAACCGCTTGCTGGCTGGCAGTTTGATTCTGACCTTTTTTGTTTATATTTTTGTGAATGTTGCAATGGTAGGTGGCTTGTTACCTGTTGTAGGAGTGCCATTGCCATTGGTTAGTCTAGGAGGCACCTCACTGGTGACGCTTATGCTGGCTTTTGGCATTTTGATGGCCATAGCCACAGACACAAACAAGCCCTCCAATTAG
- the rsfS gene encoding ribosome silencing factor has translation MSKSLQAIVEDALDDLKAQDVSVLDVRELSDVMDTLVIATGTSNRHVKSLAGNVVEDCKKGGFQPLGVEGLDAGEWALVDLGDTVVHVMQQSARDLYELEKLWSMEPSSRSNTDEE, from the coding sequence ATGTCTAAATCTTTACAAGCCATCGTCGAAGATGCCTTAGATGATTTAAAAGCTCAAGATGTTAGTGTGTTAGACGTTCGCGAATTAAGCGATGTCATGGATACCTTGGTTATTGCTACCGGTACGTCTAATCGCCATGTTAAATCTTTGGCTGGCAATGTCGTTGAAGATTGTAAAAAAGGTGGCTTTCAGCCTTTAGGTGTCGAAGGTCTAGATGCTGGTGAATGGGCCTTGGTTGATCTTGGCGATACGGTTGTTCATGTTATGCAGCAAAGTGCGCGTGACTTATATGAACTTGAAAAGCTATGGTCTATGGAACCCTCTTCTCGATCGAATACTGACGAAGAATGA
- the rlmH gene encoding 23S rRNA (pseudouridine(1915)-N(3))-methyltransferase RlmH, with translation MKLTIIAVGTKMPAWVQSGFQEYEKRLPREWKPNVRELAVAKRSNNANVEKLKQQEGEQILAALPRNAYVIALDVLGKKVDTHSLSTNMKNWQELGQDIAILIGGPDGLSEACLKRANQLISLSDLTLPHPLVRIVLIEQLYRGWTILNNHPYHK, from the coding sequence ATGAAGCTTACGATTATAGCAGTCGGCACGAAAATGCCGGCTTGGGTGCAAAGTGGTTTTCAAGAGTATGAAAAGCGCTTGCCCAGGGAATGGAAGCCCAATGTGCGAGAACTTGCGGTTGCCAAACGCAGCAATAACGCCAATGTCGAGAAATTAAAACAACAAGAAGGCGAGCAAATTCTTGCGGCCTTGCCGCGCAATGCCTATGTGATCGCTTTGGATGTATTAGGTAAGAAAGTCGATACCCATTCGTTGTCTACTAATATGAAAAACTGGCAAGAGTTGGGGCAAGATATCGCCATTCTTATTGGTGGCCCCGATGGTTTATCTGAGGCCTGTCTTAAGCGAGCCAATCAGCTTATATCTCTGTCGGATTTAACACTTCCCCACCCTTTGGTTCGTATTGTCTTAATCGAACAGTTGTATCGTGGTTGGACTATTCTCAACAACCATCCCTATCACAAATAA
- a CDS encoding alpha-L-glutamate ligase-like protein → MGFFLWDRWHQLKGMGVLGMNRRNHHYIGRYNDRSLYPLVDNKLNTKQLALEFGVSTPKLIAVVDNQHDVPRVGIILGKHKGFCIKPAKGSGGKGILVITESRLADDGQQLQFCKPSGEWVGLAYVQRHISNILAGLFSLGGATDVAMVETLLVPNKELAAFSFQGVPDIRVIVFRGIPVMAMMRLACAASHGKANLHQGAIGVGLDIHSGEAVHAVQNDHRIELHPDTDIELNSLFVPHWDELLELSMACQEISGLGYLGVDLVIDQHEGPTLLELNARPGLSIQIANNAGLIPRLSAIESLNKPELMSREAKLAYAREHF, encoded by the coding sequence ATGGGCTTTTTTTTGTGGGACCGCTGGCATCAGTTAAAAGGCATGGGCGTGCTGGGTATGAACCGGCGCAACCACCATTATATAGGCCGTTATAACGATCGTTCACTCTACCCTTTAGTGGATAACAAGTTAAACACTAAGCAGCTGGCTCTAGAATTTGGAGTGAGCACGCCGAAGTTGATTGCGGTGGTTGATAATCAGCACGATGTTCCTCGTGTTGGAATCATTCTGGGCAAGCATAAAGGCTTTTGCATCAAGCCTGCTAAAGGCTCTGGTGGCAAAGGTATCTTAGTTATTACCGAAAGTCGTTTAGCGGATGATGGGCAGCAATTGCAGTTTTGTAAGCCTAGCGGTGAATGGGTTGGCTTGGCTTATGTGCAAAGGCACATTTCCAATATCTTGGCGGGGCTCTTTTCTTTAGGGGGGGCCACCGATGTCGCTATGGTTGAGACTTTGTTAGTACCTAATAAAGAGCTTGCTGCATTTAGCTTTCAGGGGGTGCCGGATATTCGAGTGATTGTGTTCCGGGGGATTCCGGTGATGGCGATGATGCGCTTGGCTTGCGCGGCGTCACATGGTAAAGCTAATCTGCATCAAGGCGCGATTGGTGTCGGTCTTGATATTCACAGTGGTGAAGCGGTGCATGCGGTGCAAAATGATCATCGTATAGAGCTTCATCCCGATACGGACATCGAGCTAAACTCTTTGTTTGTACCCCATTGGGATGAGCTCTTAGAGCTCTCTATGGCCTGCCAAGAAATCAGCGGCTTGGGCTATTTGGGGGTGGATTTAGTCATTGATCAACATGAAGGCCCCACCTTGTTGGAATTGAATGCACGTCCTGGCCTGTCTATACAAATTGCTAATAATGCTGGGCTTATCCCCCGCCTAAGCGCAATTGAATCCCTAAACAAACCAGAATTGATGAGCCGTGAAGCCAAGCTGGCTTATGCGCGAGAGCACTTTTAA
- a CDS encoding D-alanyl-D-alanine carboxypeptidase family protein encodes MSRLQLAFSALLFCLTAATQAAQVIIPAPPELAAKAWVLMDADSGEVLVEYNADQQLPPASLTKIMTTFIVSEEIMEGRLKEQDLVRVSDNAWRKGGSASGSSTMFLKPRSEVSVIDMLRGVIIQSGNDASIALAEHISGSEEAFADVMNQVAQLLGMQNTNFENATGWPAEGHLTTARDLAILARATINDHPDHYAIYAEKYYKHNGINQPNRNKLLFRNKFVDGLKTGHTKEAGYCLVASEKRNDMRLISVVLGTKSTEARATESQKLLAYGFRYYETHKLYSKGQLVPELQQRVWGGEQESLDMMIASDVVATIPRGSREQLSLESEVDSVLKAPISKGQELGVLSLQLDGKTVVEAPLLAANDVAEAGFFARMWDELMLMFEDE; translated from the coding sequence ATGTCTCGACTACAGCTCGCTTTTAGTGCTTTATTGTTTTGTTTAACCGCTGCTACACAAGCGGCTCAGGTCATTATACCGGCTCCTCCAGAGTTGGCAGCTAAGGCTTGGGTTTTGATGGATGCTGACAGTGGCGAGGTCTTAGTTGAATACAATGCCGACCAGCAACTACCTCCTGCAAGCCTCACCAAAATAATGACGACCTTCATCGTGTCGGAAGAAATTATGGAAGGCCGCCTAAAAGAGCAAGATCTTGTGCGCGTGAGTGATAACGCATGGCGCAAAGGTGGTTCTGCGAGCGGTAGCTCAACCATGTTCTTAAAACCTCGCTCGGAAGTGTCCGTTATCGACATGCTGCGTGGCGTGATTATTCAAAGTGGCAATGACGCCTCTATCGCCTTAGCCGAGCATATTTCAGGTAGTGAAGAAGCCTTTGCTGACGTTATGAACCAAGTCGCTCAGCTTCTTGGCATGCAAAATACTAATTTTGAAAATGCAACTGGCTGGCCTGCAGAGGGGCATTTAACAACGGCACGTGATTTAGCGATTTTGGCCCGCGCTACAATTAATGATCACCCTGACCACTATGCTATTTATGCTGAAAAGTACTACAAGCACAATGGCATCAATCAGCCTAACCGTAATAAGCTACTGTTTCGTAACAAATTTGTTGATGGTTTAAAAACCGGTCATACCAAGGAGGCGGGTTATTGTTTGGTTGCTTCGGAAAAGCGTAATGATATGCGCTTAATCTCTGTGGTCTTGGGTACCAAAAGCACCGAAGCTCGCGCCACTGAAAGTCAGAAGCTATTGGCCTACGGTTTCCGCTATTACGAAACACACAAATTGTATAGCAAGGGGCAACTTGTGCCTGAGCTTCAGCAGCGCGTATGGGGCGGTGAGCAAGAAAGCCTTGATATGATGATCGCCAGCGATGTTGTCGCAACGATTCCTCGTGGCTCACGTGAGCAGTTGAGTTTAGAAAGTGAAGTCGACAGCGTTTTAAAAGCGCCTATTAGTAAGGGCCAAGAGTTGGGTGTGCTTTCTCTACAACTCGATGGTAAGACCGTTGTTGAAGCGCCCTTACTGGCTGCAAACGATGTTGCTGAAGCCGGTTTCTTTGCGCGCATGTGGGATGAACTCATGTTGATGTTTGAAGACGAGTAA
- the nadD gene encoding nicotinate (nicotinamide) nucleotide adenylyltransferase, whose amino-acid sequence MAASVAVLGGSFDPLHLGHLALVKAALEQIKPDCLLLLPCATPPHKANLVSSAEMRLAMLQAAVTELADSRLEIDVREFEREGASYSLLSLQELRAKYGKACSLNFIIGWDSLQSLDRWFQWRELFALCNFVIAKRPGYTELESAEIRKEKQQREVEAAQLNQHSAGAMAELPMPAWPISSSELRAALRAHCDDSYLRKFISPAVLDLIRKQALYSA is encoded by the coding sequence GTGGCGGCATCGGTTGCAGTATTAGGTGGTAGTTTTGACCCTTTGCATTTAGGGCATTTAGCCTTGGTAAAAGCGGCTTTAGAGCAAATAAAGCCGGATTGTTTATTGCTTTTACCCTGTGCGACACCGCCTCATAAAGCGAACTTGGTCAGCTCTGCAGAAATGCGTTTGGCCATGCTGCAAGCGGCTGTTACGGAGCTTGCCGATTCTCGACTAGAAATAGACGTTCGGGAGTTTGAGCGTGAAGGAGCCTCTTACAGCTTATTAAGCCTGCAAGAGCTTCGAGCCAAATATGGTAAGGCTTGCAGTTTGAATTTCATCATTGGTTGGGATTCTCTGCAAAGCTTAGATCGCTGGTTTCAATGGCGAGAGTTATTTGCACTGTGTAACTTTGTGATTGCAAAACGACCGGGTTATACAGAGCTAGAATCAGCAGAAATACGCAAAGAAAAACAGCAGCGTGAGGTCGAGGCGGCGCAATTAAATCAACACAGCGCCGGAGCTATGGCTGAATTGCCGATGCCTGCTTGGCCTATATCATCAAGTGAATTGCGAGCGGCCTTACGCGCTCATTGTGATGACAGTTATTTACGCAAGTTTATAAGCCCTGCGGTATTAGACTTGATTCGCAAACAAGCGCTTTATAGCGCCTAA
- a CDS encoding YbeD family protein, with amino-acid sequence MSQQEPPKIEFPCANYPVKIMGEHSEEYHETVLDIVEKHAPGFDRKRVSIKVSSKGSFRSITVLITATGEEQLHALHMDLKAVAATKMVL; translated from the coding sequence ATGAGTCAGCAAGAACCTCCTAAGATTGAATTCCCTTGTGCCAACTACCCAGTCAAAATCATGGGTGAGCACAGCGAGGAGTATCACGAAACCGTGCTTGATATTGTTGAAAAGCATGCCCCTGGTTTTGACCGCAAGCGAGTCAGTATCAAAGTCAGCTCTAAAGGCAGTTTTCGCTCGATTACCGTATTAATTACGGCAACGGGTGAAGAACAGTTGCACGCCTTGCATATGGATTTAAAAGCCGTAGCTGCGACTAAGATGGTGCTTTAA
- the lipB gene encoding lipoyl(octanoyl) transferase LipB — MSESRITPSTTEASIKTNKLPLIVRELGHVDYQDSWQAMQQFTNERSPDSIDELWLLEHKPVFTQGQAGKAEHLLELGDDIPLVQSDRGGQVTYHGPGQLVAYVLLDLKRLKMGVRELVSAIESSVVALLASYGIEAAAKPDAPGVYVEGRKLASLGLRVRHGRSFHGVALNYNMDLSPFLRINPCGYPGLSMVQLADLLAGEDLPSLKQFQSDYATMLAQILGYESQALRHSSEAWPAQA; from the coding sequence ATGAGTGAAAGCCGCATCACGCCATCTACTACAGAGGCTTCAATTAAGACCAATAAGCTGCCTTTAATTGTAAGAGAGCTAGGCCATGTCGATTATCAAGACAGTTGGCAGGCCATGCAGCAATTTACTAATGAGCGCAGCCCCGACAGCATCGACGAGCTGTGGTTGTTAGAACACAAGCCCGTTTTTACTCAGGGTCAGGCCGGTAAGGCTGAGCACTTGTTGGAGCTTGGTGACGACATCCCTCTAGTGCAAAGTGATCGAGGTGGGCAGGTGACCTACCACGGCCCAGGTCAGTTAGTGGCTTATGTGTTGTTGGATCTTAAGCGTCTAAAAATGGGCGTCAGAGAGCTCGTGAGCGCCATTGAAAGCAGTGTTGTGGCTTTGCTAGCTTCTTATGGCATAGAGGCTGCTGCCAAGCCGGATGCGCCTGGTGTGTATGTTGAAGGCCGGAAATTAGCCTCGCTTGGCCTTAGAGTTCGCCATGGCCGCAGCTTTCATGGTGTGGCTCTGAATTACAATATGGACCTAAGCCCTTTTTTACGTATCAACCCATGCGGGTATCCGGGGCTTTCCATGGTTCAGCTTGCGGATCTACTTGCAGGTGAGGATTTGCCCTCACTCAAGCAATTTCAAAGCGATTACGCTACAATGCTTGCCCAGATTTTGGGCTATGAGTCTCAGGCACTGCGCCACAGCAGCGAAGCCTGGCCTGCCCAAGCCTAA
- a CDS encoding septal ring lytic transglycosylase RlpA family protein — protein sequence MLKLLTLGLLVALLSACVAQQTKDDPYADLKDIIPTKEKDSGPSKEIDMSHIPDAVPVYEPRRRAGNISPYKVKGKVYHVMTEASGFSETGIASWYGNKFHGNLTSNGERYDMYGMTAAHKSLPLPCFVKVTNLTNGKTVVVRVNDRGPFAHGRIIDLSYAAAQRLDYVQQGTAKVRIEYIEVPAPTGEAVKVAGSSQNATPVAAPSAPAKEAEPNKRAQVISNNSAAHVSESVSGAVAQLSGQASVNSASNTGQPQRFLQVGAYSTEAAALTTQFQLGGLLSWPVVVEALQQAGDKQIYRVSVGPLPDDSTLEIVQKALLEQAQIKSIPVTRKP from the coding sequence ATGTTAAAGCTCCTGACTCTTGGTCTTTTGGTTGCGCTGTTGAGTGCTTGTGTCGCTCAGCAAACTAAAGATGACCCTTATGCTGATCTTAAAGATATTATCCCTACTAAAGAAAAAGACAGTGGCCCCAGTAAAGAAATAGATATGAGCCATATCCCAGATGCCGTACCGGTTTATGAGCCTCGGCGTCGGGCGGGTAATATCAGCCCCTATAAAGTGAAGGGTAAGGTCTACCACGTAATGACTGAGGCTTCAGGCTTTAGTGAAACCGGCATTGCCTCGTGGTATGGCAATAAGTTTCACGGTAATTTAACCAGTAATGGCGAGCGCTACGATATGTATGGCATGACGGCTGCGCATAAAAGTTTACCGCTGCCGTGTTTTGTTAAAGTGACTAACTTAACAAATGGTAAAACCGTGGTTGTGCGGGTTAATGATAGGGGCCCCTTTGCTCATGGGCGTATTATCGACTTGAGTTATGCTGCGGCTCAGCGCTTAGACTACGTTCAGCAAGGCACTGCCAAAGTTCGCATAGAGTATATCGAGGTACCTGCTCCTACTGGTGAAGCTGTTAAGGTCGCCGGTTCTTCCCAGAACGCCACGCCTGTGGCAGCACCTTCTGCTCCAGCTAAAGAAGCCGAGCCAAATAAGCGTGCTCAAGTGATTTCAAACAATAGCGCAGCGCATGTGTCAGAGTCTGTCTCCGGTGCGGTGGCTCAGCTAAGCGGGCAGGCGTCAGTGAATTCGGCTTCTAATACTGGGCAGCCTCAGCGTTTTTTGCAGGTCGGTGCTTATAGTACGGAGGCCGCCGCCTTAACCACTCAGTTCCAGTTGGGGGGCTTGCTCTCTTGGCCCGTGGTGGTGGAGGCCTTACAGCAGGCCGGCGACAAACAGATCTATCGAGTTAGTGTTGGCCCCTTGCCTGATGATAGTACGCTAGAGATTGTACAAAAGGCCTTGTTAGAGCAAGCCCAAATAAAGTCCATCCCAGTGACTCGTAAACCTTGA